Proteins found in one Thermodesulfobacteriota bacterium genomic segment:
- a CDS encoding ADP-ribosylglycohydrolase family protein, with translation MTAHAYLRWLQTQGERPSRHVQLDEERTDWLFQRRGLHQRRAPGTTCLSVLRAMKSPGDPARNDSKGCGGVMRVAPVGLFAWRSGQHRAQEDAFHLGAQLAALTHGHPTGSLTGGVLAVLILELTDGADLPEALVAAKACLRARAGHGETLRAL, from the coding sequence ATGACCGCCCACGCCTACCTGCGTTGGCTCCAGACCCAAGGGGAGCGGCCTTCCCGCCACGTCCAGCTCGACGAGGAGAGGACGGACTGGCTCTTCCAGCGGCGCGGGCTTCACCAGCGGCGCGCCCCGGGCACCACGTGCCTTTCCGTCTTGCGCGCCATGAAGTCCCCCGGCGACCCGGCCCGCAACGACAGCAAGGGCTGCGGGGGGGTGATGCGGGTGGCCCCGGTTGGCCTGTTTGCCTGGCGGTCGGGGCAGCATCGGGCGCAGGAGGATGCCTTCCATCTGGGTGCCCAACTTGCGGCGCTGACCCACGGCCACCCGACCGGTTCGCTGACCGGCGGGGTCTTGGCCGTGCTGATCCTGGAACTGACCGACGGGGCCGACCTGCCGGAGGCCTTGGTGGCGGCCAAGGCCTGTCTGCGCGCGAGGGCCGGCCACGGGGAGACGCTGCGGGCACTC